A section of the Kribbella sp. HUAS MG21 genome encodes:
- a CDS encoding DUF2785 domain-containing protein — protein MESTYWQDVMAADYAVPHDRTLTELTEELVRGLASTNPQVRDALAYPTLATWLERGVYDDLLPGFGDGLCAGLNFGLGEDGTDTVFRRSFTALTLAEVIHRDNAEFLVHDEVVMRWGDRLATWLLRERDLRGYVADCGWAHAVAHGADAIGALARSRHCDAGVLRALLDVLADRIVKETPYRWVHEEHDRVAHAVMTILHRNMLSSDELERWLKPVAATAAQQPLMHETLPEWPTPNVFNARGVLHVLLSQLAIGVKGFPIPGDDELFGRPIEARADLLLMLTEAVQSSQPYIYRPATNPS, from the coding sequence GTGGAGTCGACGTACTGGCAGGACGTGATGGCCGCGGACTACGCGGTACCGCACGACCGTACGCTGACCGAACTCACCGAGGAGCTGGTCCGCGGGCTGGCCAGCACCAACCCGCAGGTCCGCGACGCTCTCGCCTACCCGACGCTCGCCACCTGGCTCGAGCGCGGCGTGTACGACGACCTGCTGCCGGGCTTCGGCGACGGGCTCTGCGCGGGGCTGAACTTCGGCCTCGGTGAGGACGGCACCGACACGGTCTTCCGGCGCTCGTTCACCGCGCTGACACTGGCGGAGGTGATCCACCGCGACAACGCCGAGTTCCTGGTGCACGACGAGGTGGTGATGCGCTGGGGCGACCGGCTGGCCACCTGGCTGCTGCGCGAACGCGACCTGCGCGGGTACGTCGCGGACTGCGGCTGGGCGCACGCGGTCGCGCACGGCGCGGACGCGATCGGCGCGCTGGCCCGGTCCCGGCACTGCGACGCCGGCGTGCTGCGGGCGCTGCTCGACGTGCTCGCGGACCGGATCGTCAAGGAGACGCCGTACCGCTGGGTGCACGAGGAGCACGACCGGGTCGCGCACGCGGTGATGACGATCCTGCACCGGAACATGCTGAGCAGCGACGAGCTCGAGCGCTGGCTGAAGCCGGTCGCGGCGACCGCGGCCCAGCAGCCGTTGATGCACGAGACGCTGCCGGAGTGGCCGACACCGAACGTGTTCAACGCCCGCGGTGTCCTGCACGTGCTGCTCAGCCAGCTCGCGATCGGCGTGAAGGGCTTCCCGATCCCGGGTGACGACGAGCTGTTCGGCCGCCCGATCGAGGCCCGCGCCGACCTGCTGCTGATGCTGACCGAGGCCGTGCAGTCCTCGCAGCCGTACATCTACCGCCCGGCGACGAACCCTTCCTAA
- a CDS encoding RNA polymerase sigma factor SigF, whose product MTDERIPGSAPQEPSDLRTRTAELFQEMAAGARDPAYAAARDALVALHMPLVEHLARRFRNRGEPYDDLVQVATIGLIKAIDRFDSDRGVEFSTYATPTILGEIKRYFRDKGWAIRVPRRLQELRLSLTAATAELTQELGRAPTVAELSERLGLAPDLVIEGLESANAYNTLSLDAPDQNETDATTVLDGLGGEDEALESVEYRESLKPLLAQLDTREKRILTLRFFRGMTQSQIAEEIGISQMHVSRLLARTLTELRTGLLKE is encoded by the coding sequence GTGACTGACGAGAGGATCCCGGGGAGCGCGCCCCAGGAGCCCAGCGATCTGCGCACCCGGACCGCGGAGCTGTTCCAGGAGATGGCAGCCGGCGCCCGCGATCCGGCGTATGCCGCGGCGCGGGACGCCCTGGTGGCACTGCACATGCCGCTGGTCGAGCACCTGGCCCGCCGGTTCCGCAACCGCGGCGAGCCGTACGACGACCTCGTGCAGGTCGCCACGATCGGGCTGATCAAGGCGATCGACCGGTTCGACTCCGACCGCGGCGTGGAGTTCTCGACGTACGCGACGCCGACGATCCTCGGCGAGATCAAGCGGTACTTCCGCGACAAGGGCTGGGCGATCCGGGTGCCGCGGCGGCTGCAGGAGCTGCGGCTGTCATTGACCGCGGCCACCGCCGAGCTCACCCAGGAGCTCGGTCGCGCGCCGACGGTCGCGGAGCTGTCCGAACGGCTCGGGCTCGCACCGGACCTGGTGATCGAGGGCCTGGAGTCCGCGAATGCCTACAACACCTTGTCCCTGGACGCTCCCGATCAGAACGAGACCGACGCGACCACGGTCCTGGACGGTCTCGGCGGCGAGGACGAGGCGCTGGAGAGCGTGGAGTACCGCGAGTCGCTGAAGCCGTTGCTGGCCCAGCTCGACACCCGCGAGAAACGGATCCTGACGCTGCGCTTCTTCCGCGGTATGACGCAGTCCCAGATCGCCGAGGAGATCGGCATCTCGCAGATGCACGTGTCCCGGCTGCTCGCGCGCACGCTGACCGAACTGCGCACCGGCCTGCTCAAGGAGTAA
- a CDS encoding DUF3311 domain-containing protein has product MSRLSAIRPAYWISGVLLVVAVVVPLAVPTYAKVDPHLFGFPFFYWYQLLWVFLSAILVSISYKLIRTEERRRRAAQGLGDPEKDGDQ; this is encoded by the coding sequence GTGTCCCGATTGTCCGCGATCAGACCCGCGTACTGGATCTCCGGTGTGCTCCTGGTGGTGGCGGTCGTCGTACCGCTCGCGGTGCCGACGTACGCCAAGGTGGATCCGCACCTGTTCGGCTTCCCGTTCTTCTACTGGTACCAGCTGCTGTGGGTGTTCCTGTCCGCGATCCTGGTCAGCATCAGTTACAAGCTGATCCGCACCGAGGAACGCCGCCGGCGCGCGGCGCAGGGACTGGGCGACCCGGAGAAGGACGGTGACCAGTGA
- a CDS encoding endonuclease/exonuclease/phosphatase family protein, whose translation MNNEKAWFVRRVVLSVLFLLVVAVPLYPELFGLDELTPLTQLAAFRPQLLVVVLLLAVLMFVRRGWRIAAALISLLALVGGALTVPRQLSVARPAPDGARELTVMVANVLGGGARAADVAQLIRERKPDLVSLPEAQADVREEIRAQLQDHQYKGFTTQPTRAVPSATSVLVSAALGDVAFAIEPGTTFGTVVVTGGNLGQVRLIAYHGYPPLPDAVPTWKKDLQKVRQWCTQDAPTVVAGDFNATVDHADFRQALGGYCRSVGPTVGRGLQGTWPADQPAVLRTQIDHVVVSRRLQPRRFTTYPVQGTDHRAVVATVAVLP comes from the coding sequence ATGAATAACGAGAAGGCATGGTTCGTACGGCGCGTCGTGCTGTCCGTGCTGTTCCTGCTCGTCGTTGCCGTGCCGTTGTATCCGGAGCTGTTCGGGCTCGACGAGCTCACGCCGCTGACCCAGCTGGCGGCGTTCCGCCCGCAGTTGCTGGTCGTGGTGCTCCTCCTGGCCGTGCTGATGTTCGTCCGACGGGGCTGGCGGATCGCCGCGGCGCTGATCAGCCTCCTGGCGCTGGTCGGCGGCGCGCTGACCGTGCCCCGCCAGCTCTCCGTCGCGCGACCGGCCCCGGACGGCGCCCGCGAGCTGACCGTCATGGTGGCGAACGTGCTCGGCGGCGGTGCCCGGGCGGCGGACGTGGCGCAGCTGATCCGCGAGCGCAAGCCGGACCTGGTGTCGTTGCCCGAGGCACAGGCCGACGTCCGCGAGGAGATCCGCGCCCAGCTGCAGGACCACCAGTACAAGGGATTCACGACCCAGCCGACCCGGGCGGTACCGAGTGCGACGAGCGTGCTGGTCTCCGCGGCGCTCGGTGACGTGGCGTTCGCGATCGAACCCGGTACGACGTTCGGCACCGTCGTGGTGACGGGCGGGAACCTGGGCCAGGTCCGGCTGATCGCGTACCACGGCTACCCGCCGCTGCCGGACGCCGTACCGACCTGGAAAAAGGACCTGCAGAAGGTCCGGCAGTGGTGTACCCAGGACGCGCCCACGGTCGTTGCCGGGGACTTCAACGCGACCGTCGACCACGCGGACTTCCGGCAGGCGCTGGGCGGCTACTGCCGCAGCGTCGGCCCCACCGTCGGCCGTGGCCTGCAGGGCACCTGGCCCGCGGACCAGCCGGCCGTACTACGGACGCAGATCGACCATGTGGTGGTGTCCAGGCGGCTCCAGCCGCGGCGGTTCACGACGTACCCGGTCCAGGGCACCGACCACCGGGCCGTGGTCGCGACAGTCGCCGTACTGCCTTAG
- a CDS encoding zinc-binding dehydrogenase — translation MLAAYAAKFDADNPIAALEVGERPEPTVPEGWVTIDVRATALNHHDLWSLKGVGLAEQSLPMILGCDAAGVDQDGNEVVVHAVISDPAWKGDETLDPKRSLLSERYQGTLAQQVAVPARNVVPKPAGMSFEQAACLPTAWLTAYRMLFTQSGLKPGDTVLVQGAGGGVATALITLARAAGIRVWATSRDEGKRAKALEIGAHDAFESGARLPERVDAVMETVGQATWSHSLKSLKQGGTLVISGATSGQAPKSAELNRIFFLQLRVQGSTMGTRTELAELVQFMANAGIAPHIDSVLPLAEARTGFEKMNTGDVFGKIVFTV, via the coding sequence ATGCTTGCTGCTTACGCCGCCAAGTTCGACGCCGACAACCCGATCGCCGCGCTGGAGGTGGGGGAGCGGCCCGAGCCGACCGTGCCCGAGGGGTGGGTGACGATCGACGTCCGGGCGACCGCGCTCAACCATCACGACCTGTGGTCGTTGAAGGGCGTCGGGCTGGCTGAGCAGAGTCTGCCGATGATCCTCGGGTGCGACGCCGCCGGCGTCGACCAGGACGGCAACGAGGTCGTTGTGCACGCGGTGATCTCGGACCCGGCGTGGAAGGGCGACGAGACGCTCGACCCGAAGCGGTCGCTGCTCAGCGAGCGGTACCAGGGCACGCTCGCGCAGCAGGTCGCCGTTCCGGCGCGGAACGTCGTACCGAAGCCGGCCGGGATGAGCTTCGAGCAGGCCGCGTGCCTGCCGACGGCGTGGCTGACGGCGTACCGGATGCTGTTCACGCAGTCGGGGCTGAAGCCGGGGGACACCGTGCTCGTGCAGGGTGCGGGCGGCGGGGTCGCGACCGCGCTGATCACGCTCGCGCGCGCCGCCGGCATCCGGGTATGGGCGACCAGCCGGGACGAGGGCAAGCGGGCCAAGGCGCTGGAGATCGGCGCGCACGACGCGTTCGAGTCCGGGGCGCGGCTGCCGGAGCGGGTCGACGCGGTGATGGAGACCGTCGGGCAGGCGACCTGGTCGCACTCGCTGAAGTCGCTGAAACAGGGCGGCACGCTGGTGATCTCCGGCGCGACCAGCGGCCAGGCGCCGAAGTCCGCGGAGCTGAACCGGATCTTCTTCCTGCAGCTGCGGGTGCAGGGCTCGACGATGGGCACCCGGACCGAGCTCGCCGAGCTGGTGCAGTTCATGGCGAACGCCGGGATCGCGCCGCACATCGACTCGGTGCTGCCGCTGGCCGAGGCGCGGACCGGGTTCGAGAAGATGAACACGGGCGACGTGTTCGGCAAGATCGTCTTCACTGTCTGA
- a CDS encoding WhiB family transcriptional regulator, translating to MRPTLTVIVDPADNWMAKAACVGHAPSYDETASQWEQRKAQAICLTSCPVIDQCREWARRTKFTGTAAGEKFLSGRRRGRPGPQERRNRPTIIEEQQAS from the coding sequence ATGAGGCCTACTTTGACGGTGATCGTTGACCCGGCCGACAACTGGATGGCGAAGGCGGCCTGCGTCGGCCACGCCCCGTCGTACGACGAGACGGCCAGCCAGTGGGAGCAGCGCAAGGCGCAGGCGATCTGCCTGACGTCCTGCCCGGTGATCGACCAGTGCCGCGAGTGGGCCCGCCGGACCAAGTTCACCGGCACCGCGGCCGGCGAGAAGTTCCTCTCCGGCCGCCGCCGCGGCCGCCCCGGCCCCCAGGAACGCCGCAACCGCCCGACGATCATCGAGGAACAGCAGGCCAGCTAG
- a CDS encoding amino acid ABC transporter ATP-binding protein, with product MALVEIKNLHKSFGSNHVLRGIDFTVEQGEVVCVIGPSGSGKSTLLRCVNLLEQPQEGQVFVRGEEITHPDCHLDEARQQIGMVFQQFNLFPHLSALGNCTVAQRTVLKRGAEEADKVARANLERVGLAEKINAFPAQLSGGQQQRVAIARALSMDPALMLFDEPTSALDPELVGDVLTVMRKLALDGMTMLVVTHEMAFAREVADRVVFMDGGVIVEQGPPAEVIGSPKEERTRTFLRRVLDPTHVEPTH from the coding sequence ATGGCCCTGGTAGAGATCAAGAACCTGCACAAGTCCTTCGGCAGCAACCACGTCCTGCGCGGCATCGACTTCACCGTCGAGCAGGGCGAGGTGGTCTGCGTGATCGGGCCGTCCGGGTCCGGCAAGTCCACGCTGCTGCGCTGCGTGAACCTGCTGGAGCAGCCGCAGGAGGGGCAGGTGTTCGTCCGCGGTGAGGAGATCACCCACCCGGACTGCCACCTGGACGAGGCCCGGCAGCAGATCGGGATGGTGTTCCAGCAGTTCAACCTGTTCCCGCACCTGTCGGCGCTCGGTAACTGCACCGTTGCCCAGCGCACCGTTCTGAAGCGCGGCGCCGAGGAGGCGGACAAGGTCGCCCGGGCGAACCTGGAGCGGGTCGGGCTGGCCGAGAAGATCAACGCGTTCCCGGCCCAGCTGTCCGGCGGCCAGCAGCAGCGGGTCGCGATCGCGCGGGCGCTGTCGATGGACCCGGCGCTGATGCTGTTCGACGAGCCGACCTCGGCGCTCGACCCGGAACTCGTCGGCGACGTACTCACGGTGATGCGCAAGCTCGCGCTGGACGGGATGACGATGCTGGTCGTCACCCACGAGATGGCGTTCGCGCGCGAGGTCGCGGACCGGGTGGTGTTCATGGACGGCGGCGTGATCGTCGAGCAGGGGCCGCCCGCCGAGGTGATCGGCAGCCCCAAGGAGGAGCGCACCCGCACCTTCCTCCGTCGGGTCCTCGACCCGACGCACGTCGAGCCCACGCACTGA
- a CDS encoding NADP-dependent malic enzyme, translated as MVAQAVESNLPSDRYDRYAGDAVFDLHRGGKIEVTSSITVTDADDLSKAYTPGVARVCTAIAEDPALVRRYTWKSNVVAVVTDGTAVLGLGDIGPAASLPVMEGKALLFKEFGGVDSVPIALDCTDVDEFVDTVARMAPTFGGINLEDISAPRCFEIERRLKERLDIPVFHDDQHGTAVVVLAALRNALRVTGKAIEDIRVVISGAGAAGVACARILLQAGVGDLAVVDSKGVLHEDRPDLNPVKLSLARDTNNGGISGRLVDALAGADLFLGVSGGTVPEEAVAQMADDAMIFALANPNPEVHPDIAHRHAAVVATGRSDFPNQINNVLAFPGIFRGAFDANASRITEGMKLAAADALAGLISAADLRPDYIIPSPFDARVAPAVADAVAAAAVADGVARD; from the coding sequence ATGGTCGCCCAAGCTGTCGAGTCCAACCTTCCCTCCGACCGATACGACCGGTACGCCGGTGACGCCGTTTTCGACCTGCACCGCGGCGGCAAGATCGAGGTGACGTCCTCGATCACGGTCACCGACGCCGACGATCTCTCGAAGGCGTACACCCCCGGCGTGGCCCGGGTCTGTACCGCGATCGCCGAGGACCCGGCGCTGGTCCGGCGCTACACCTGGAAGTCCAACGTGGTCGCGGTCGTCACGGACGGTACCGCCGTACTCGGTCTGGGTGACATCGGCCCGGCCGCGTCGCTGCCGGTCATGGAGGGCAAGGCGCTGCTGTTCAAGGAGTTCGGCGGCGTCGACTCGGTGCCGATCGCGCTCGACTGCACCGACGTGGACGAGTTCGTCGACACCGTCGCGCGGATGGCGCCGACGTTCGGCGGCATCAACCTCGAGGACATCTCCGCGCCGCGCTGCTTCGAGATCGAGCGCCGGCTGAAGGAGCGGCTCGACATCCCGGTCTTCCACGACGACCAGCACGGTACGGCGGTCGTCGTACTCGCCGCGCTGCGCAACGCACTCCGCGTGACCGGCAAGGCGATCGAGGACATCCGGGTGGTGATCTCCGGTGCGGGCGCTGCCGGGGTCGCGTGTGCCCGGATCCTGCTGCAGGCGGGCGTCGGTGACCTCGCGGTCGTGGACAGCAAGGGCGTGCTGCACGAGGACCGCCCGGACCTGAACCCGGTGAAGCTGTCGCTCGCCCGGGACACCAACAACGGCGGCATCTCGGGCCGGCTGGTCGATGCGCTGGCCGGTGCGGACCTGTTCCTCGGGGTCTCCGGCGGCACGGTGCCCGAGGAGGCCGTCGCGCAGATGGCCGACGACGCGATGATCTTCGCGCTGGCCAACCCGAATCCCGAGGTCCACCCCGACATCGCGCACCGGCACGCCGCCGTGGTCGCGACCGGCCGCTCCGACTTCCCGAACCAGATCAACAACGTGCTGGCGTTCCCCGGCATCTTCCGCGGCGCCTTCGACGCGAACGCGTCCCGCATCACCGAAGGCATGAAGCTCGCCGCGGCGGACGCCCTGGCCGGCCTGATCTCGGCCGCCGACCTCCGCCCCGACTACATCATCCCGTCGCCCTTCGACGCCCGAGTCGCCCCGGCAGTCGCCGACGCGGTCGCCGCCGCAGCCGTGGCGGACGGAGTCGCCCGGGACTGA
- a CDS encoding GNAT family N-acetyltransferase → MQPEIRLVTADDAVAAAWCHLLCWREAYADLVPADLLLARTSDIDRRTERWTTPLGAGRERWIALNPDPAAPVEERVIGFAGTGPGRDEDSPVPFELEAIYTRQAFWRTGLGGRLLDVAVGKQPAFLWVFEANTRARAFYERHGFEPDGAGKYDPYFDLHEIRLVRR, encoded by the coding sequence GTGCAACCTGAGATCCGGTTGGTCACGGCCGACGACGCAGTCGCGGCGGCCTGGTGTCACCTGCTGTGCTGGCGGGAGGCGTACGCCGATCTGGTCCCGGCCGACCTTCTGCTGGCGCGGACGTCCGACATCGACCGCCGGACCGAGCGCTGGACGACGCCGCTCGGCGCGGGCCGGGAGCGGTGGATCGCGCTGAACCCGGATCCGGCCGCGCCGGTCGAGGAGCGGGTGATCGGCTTCGCCGGCACCGGGCCGGGCCGTGACGAGGACTCGCCGGTGCCGTTCGAGCTCGAGGCGATCTACACCCGGCAGGCGTTCTGGCGGACCGGGCTGGGCGGGCGGCTGCTCGACGTTGCCGTGGGCAAGCAGCCTGCGTTCCTGTGGGTATTCGAGGCCAACACCCGCGCCCGGGCCTTCTACGAACGCCACGGCTTCGAACCCGACGGCGCCGGCAAGTACGACCCGTACTTCGACCTGCACGAGATCCGGCTGGTACGCCGCTAG
- a CDS encoding histidine kinase N-terminal domain-containing protein, translated as MPSLTDVARNHTTLDQADLDRLQLLVSDWQMLADLSFADLVLWLPDTEGLGFWAGAQMRPTTGPTAYLDDIVGSFIPRGRRHLLDQAYDGGRICREGDPEWRDDVPVRVETIPVRRGSRVIAVIARNTNLLGVRTPSRLEIAYLQSATDLARMITDGIFPYGGERLLSTTPRVGDGCIRVDRHGMVTFASPNALSAYRRMGLVTDLVGSRLKDVTAELLQSGHKVDDVLASVVTGRAAKEIEIENSDATLFLRAIPLRADGQHVGALILLRDVTELRSRERELVTKEATIREIHHRVKNNLQTVAALLRMQARRITVPEGQTALAEAVRRVGSIAIVHETLSESFDEHVDFDNVADRVGAMVADVSTVATSVETRRTGSFGVLDSEVATPLAMVLTELMQNSVEHAFGARDGEAVSGTIELVAERSVGRLRVQVIDNGKGLPTNFDSELSGNLGLSIVRTLVIGELDGTLEFGNRHDGDPGAQVTLDIPVKE; from the coding sequence GTGCCGTCCTTGACCGATGTGGCGCGGAACCACACGACGCTCGACCAGGCCGACCTGGACCGCTTGCAACTGCTCGTCTCGGACTGGCAGATGCTGGCCGACCTGTCGTTCGCCGACCTGGTGCTCTGGCTGCCGGACACCGAGGGGCTGGGGTTCTGGGCCGGTGCGCAGATGCGTCCGACGACCGGCCCCACGGCGTACCTGGACGACATCGTCGGCAGCTTCATCCCGCGCGGCCGCCGGCACCTGCTGGACCAGGCGTACGACGGCGGCCGGATCTGCCGCGAGGGCGATCCGGAATGGCGCGACGACGTACCGGTCCGGGTCGAGACGATCCCGGTCCGGCGCGGCTCCCGGGTGATCGCGGTGATCGCGCGGAACACCAACCTGCTCGGCGTCCGGACGCCGTCCCGGCTGGAGATCGCGTACCTGCAGAGCGCGACGGACCTGGCCCGGATGATCACCGACGGGATCTTCCCGTACGGCGGGGAACGGCTGCTGTCCACCACCCCACGGGTCGGTGACGGCTGCATCCGGGTCGATCGGCACGGCATGGTGACGTTCGCCAGCCCCAATGCGTTGTCGGCGTACCGGCGGATGGGCCTGGTGACCGACCTGGTCGGCTCCCGGCTGAAGGACGTCACGGCCGAGCTGCTGCAGTCCGGGCACAAGGTCGACGACGTGCTGGCGTCCGTGGTCACCGGGCGCGCGGCCAAGGAGATCGAGATCGAGAACTCCGACGCCACGCTGTTCCTGCGCGCGATCCCGCTGCGCGCCGACGGCCAGCACGTGGGGGCGCTGATCCTGCTCCGGGACGTGACGGAGCTGCGCAGCCGGGAACGGGAGCTGGTCACCAAGGAAGCGACCATCCGGGAAATTCATCATCGCGTCAAGAACAACTTGCAGACGGTCGCCGCGTTACTCCGGATGCAGGCCCGGCGGATCACCGTGCCCGAAGGACAGACCGCGCTGGCCGAGGCGGTCCGGCGGGTCGGGTCGATCGCGATCGTGCACGAGACGCTGTCGGAGTCGTTCGACGAGCATGTGGACTTCGACAACGTCGCCGACCGGGTCGGGGCGATGGTCGCGGACGTGTCGACAGTCGCGACCTCGGTGGAGACACGGCGCACCGGGTCGTTCGGCGTCCTGGACTCCGAGGTGGCGACGCCGCTGGCGATGGTGCTCACCGAACTGATGCAGAACTCGGTGGAGCACGCGTTCGGGGCCCGCGACGGCGAAGCGGTCAGCGGCACGATCGAACTGGTCGCCGAGCGTTCCGTCGGCCGGCTGCGCGTCCAGGTGATCGACAACGGCAAGGGACTGCCGACGAACTTCGACTCCGAACTGTCCGGCAACCTCGGCCTGTCGATCGTCCGCACGCTGGTGATCGGCGAACTCGACGGGACGCTGGAGTTCGGCAACCGCCACGACGGCGATCCCGGCGCCCAGGTCACGCTCGACATCCCGGTCAAGGAATAG
- a CDS encoding WhiB family transcriptional regulator — MDWRHRAVCLDEDPELFFPIGNTGPAIMQIEEAKQVCRRCDVREQCLAWALEAGQDHGVWGGLSEDERRALKRRNARQRIRTA; from the coding sequence ATGGATTGGCGCCACCGGGCCGTATGCCTCGACGAGGACCCGGAACTGTTCTTCCCCATCGGCAACACCGGGCCCGCGATCATGCAGATCGAGGAGGCCAAGCAGGTGTGCCGACGCTGCGACGTGCGTGAGCAGTGCCTGGCGTGGGCGCTCGAAGCCGGCCAGGACCACGGTGTCTGGGGCGGCCTGAGCGAGGACGAGCGTCGCGCTCTGAAGCGCCGCAACGCCCGCCAACGCATCCGCACCGCCTGA
- a CDS encoding ABC transporter substrate-binding protein, protein MNIVPTLRKRRAIAPVAAVALALSLTLTACGGDSDGGGSGGSEDKAAAAGITLVKPGKLTVCTHLPYKPFQYKDGTKVVGFDVDMLDLLAADLGIEQEVVNIEWAQVTSGAAFQAKKCDMGMGAMTITAERQAAISITEPYMDATQVLMAKKDSGIKSLADLRGKKLGAQADTTGKKYADDNAKANGYTVIPFNDLALQTNNVKSGRVDAAINDNGVLYDFVKENSDMAVVAEFDTGEQYGFGALKDGSGPKLVAKFNEVLTKAKSDGKYNEIYKKWFGVEPKK, encoded by the coding sequence ATGAACATCGTCCCCACTCTCCGCAAGCGCCGGGCGATCGCCCCGGTTGCAGCAGTCGCGCTCGCGCTGTCTCTCACCCTGACCGCCTGCGGCGGCGACTCGGACGGCGGCGGCAGCGGCGGTTCCGAGGACAAGGCCGCAGCGGCCGGCATCACGCTGGTGAAGCCGGGCAAGCTGACCGTCTGCACGCACCTGCCGTACAAGCCGTTCCAGTACAAGGACGGCACCAAGGTCGTCGGCTTCGACGTCGACATGCTCGATCTGCTCGCCGCGGACCTGGGGATCGAGCAGGAGGTCGTCAACATCGAGTGGGCGCAGGTCACCTCCGGCGCGGCGTTCCAGGCCAAGAAGTGCGACATGGGCATGGGCGCGATGACGATCACGGCGGAGCGCCAGGCCGCGATCAGCATCACCGAGCCGTACATGGACGCGACCCAGGTGCTGATGGCCAAGAAGGACTCCGGCATCAAGTCGCTGGCCGACCTGCGGGGCAAGAAGCTCGGCGCCCAGGCCGACACCACCGGCAAGAAGTACGCCGACGACAACGCGAAGGCCAACGGCTACACGGTGATCCCGTTCAACGACCTCGCGCTGCAGACCAACAACGTGAAGTCCGGCCGGGTGGACGCCGCGATCAACGACAACGGTGTGCTCTACGACTTCGTCAAGGAGAACTCCGACATGGCGGTCGTCGCCGAGTTCGACACCGGCGAGCAGTACGGGTTCGGCGCGCTCAAGGACGGCAGCGGCCCGAAGCTGGTGGCCAAGTTCAACGAGGTGCTGACCAAGGCCAAGTCGGACGGCAAGTACAACGAGATCTACAAGAAGTGGTTCGGGGTTGAGCCGAAGAAGTGA
- a CDS encoding amino acid ABC transporter permease, protein MTVTHAPVERKGLSPRQRAQRSRWIQYAILVVLVVVAAFSANWGQIGSVFFKPEFIQSTFEDGVLQALVKTVEYTAGAFVLGLAGGTLLALMKLSQVGPYRWIATAYIEFFRGLPAIVVFIAFSLLPLAFPGMTIPWDPYGVVWLALGIVASAYMAEVIRAGIQAVPKGQVEAARSLGMPAGVAMRKIVLPQAFRIVLPPLTNDLILLVKDSSLVFMIGVAADGYELTGFGRDLANTYSNLTPIVVCGFCYLVITLPLGILARRLEARTARTR, encoded by the coding sequence GTGACTGTCACCCACGCACCTGTTGAGCGGAAGGGGCTGAGCCCGCGGCAGCGGGCCCAGCGCTCCCGCTGGATCCAGTACGCGATCCTCGTCGTACTGGTCGTGGTCGCGGCGTTCAGCGCGAACTGGGGCCAGATCGGCAGCGTGTTCTTCAAGCCGGAGTTCATCCAGTCGACGTTCGAGGACGGCGTACTCCAGGCCCTGGTGAAGACCGTCGAGTACACCGCCGGCGCCTTCGTGCTCGGGCTGGCCGGCGGCACGCTGCTGGCGCTGATGAAGCTCAGCCAGGTCGGCCCGTACCGGTGGATCGCGACCGCCTACATCGAGTTCTTCCGCGGGCTGCCGGCGATCGTGGTGTTCATCGCGTTCAGCCTGCTGCCGCTGGCGTTCCCGGGGATGACGATCCCCTGGGACCCGTACGGCGTGGTGTGGCTGGCGCTCGGCATCGTCGCCTCGGCGTACATGGCCGAGGTGATCCGGGCCGGGATCCAGGCGGTGCCGAAGGGCCAGGTCGAGGCGGCCCGGTCGCTCGGGATGCCGGCCGGGGTGGCGATGCGGAAGATCGTGCTGCCGCAGGCCTTCCGGATCGTGCTGCCGCCGCTGACCAACGACCTGATCCTGCTGGTGAAGGACTCCTCGCTGGTGTTCATGATCGGCGTCGCCGCGGACGGGTACGAGCTCACCGGTTTCGGCCGGGACCTGGCCAACACGTACTCGAACCTGACGCCGATCGTCGTCTGCGGCTTCTGCTACCTGGTGATCACCCTGCCGCTGGGCATCCTGGCCCGCCGGCTCGAGGCACGGACGGCGAGGACGCGCTAA
- a CDS encoding anti-sigma regulatory factor yields the protein MSSTAGAAEVRLSIPADSAYVAVPRAVVGNLAARNDFTLDAIDDLRIAVDEACALLLPQSVDGVLECVFEIAPPQLTVRTSAVVPNGWRPDTTSFGWTVLTALVESAAAETIDGRLTISMTATATESL from the coding sequence GTGAGCAGCACCGCAGGAGCCGCCGAGGTCCGCCTGAGCATCCCGGCGGACAGCGCGTACGTCGCCGTGCCGCGGGCGGTGGTCGGCAATCTCGCGGCCCGCAACGACTTCACGCTGGACGCGATCGACGACCTGCGGATCGCGGTCGACGAGGCGTGCGCGCTGCTGCTGCCGCAGTCGGTCGACGGCGTCCTGGAGTGCGTGTTCGAGATCGCGCCGCCGCAGCTCACGGTGCGGACGAGTGCCGTCGTACCGAACGGCTGGCGGCCGGACACCACGTCGTTCGGCTGGACCGTCCTGACCGCACTGGTGGAGTCCGCCGCCGCCGAGACGATCGACGGCCGCCTGACGATCAGCATGACGGCGACCGCCACGGAGAGCCTGTGA